From a single Candidatus Hydrogenedentota bacterium genomic region:
- a CDS encoding acetylxylan esterase: MITALAAALMAAMGESGVIWLNACDVPAEGIAVSVAGTYKVWLWAPENQETGVTIAGRRLEGKCPADKDKKSIYAWFPIGAVELKTGPAALELAPNVAGIALSQKETFDPRAAMGDMRVLNTGDSVHDRRAQSERHTDTVFTMPVFHSREEWEAAAHEIRQRILLSSGLVPLPEKTPLNAHVFGRIERGDYSVEKVWFEARPGFLVTGNLYRPLGKPGPFPGVVNPHGHWEHGRLNDDARGSVPGRCITLARMGMVAFSHDMIGYNDSAQFAHNWGKREWKLWGIHPFAFQLWSGIRAVDFLQSLPDVDPERIGCTGASGGGTQTFALTAVDPRIRVAAPVNMISHSMQGGCLCENAPIIRFDNSNMEIGALAAPRPLLMVSATGDWTRETPRVEFPSIRDVYALYDAGDRVENVHIDSDHNYNKQSREAMYRFFGKWLLNEPERYAKFEEPAFTVENTDDLRVFPDKKLPDGLPSFEAIVSQTILSTKAKWDAILPKNKSETAAFKTEYGDSIKRVLGARIPDVNDLECERTGFEERRGNGYVVERWILSRRAVGDAVPALLYRAYGPEVQDAVLIVHGQGKAALANMENGGPGPLVSGLIARGKAVLTMDAFLLGEHISPLRNTPPRVTGQFHDTFQPTDTACRVQDVLTALAYLRSRRDLSGTVDLVGLDAGGIWSLFAAAIDDHVRRVVIDGARFDVNDDAMWETHHYMPCIRAIGDVHTAAALVAPRPMILCNAAPSMIQAVQQRYEVVDAASLSVIDGPATPEVMLAGLD; this comes from the coding sequence ATGATAACGGCGCTGGCGGCGGCCCTGATGGCGGCCATGGGAGAATCGGGCGTGATTTGGTTGAATGCATGCGACGTTCCGGCGGAAGGCATCGCTGTTTCCGTGGCGGGAACATACAAGGTATGGCTCTGGGCGCCGGAGAATCAGGAAACCGGCGTTACCATCGCCGGACGCCGTTTGGAGGGAAAATGTCCGGCGGACAAGGACAAGAAATCCATCTATGCGTGGTTTCCGATCGGCGCGGTCGAATTGAAGACCGGCCCGGCGGCGCTTGAATTGGCGCCGAACGTGGCGGGCATCGCCTTGAGCCAAAAGGAAACGTTTGATCCGCGCGCCGCGATGGGTGACATGCGCGTCCTGAACACCGGCGATTCGGTGCATGATCGCCGTGCCCAAAGCGAACGGCACACCGATACCGTTTTCACGATGCCCGTGTTCCATTCGCGCGAGGAATGGGAAGCCGCCGCGCATGAAATCCGCCAGCGAATTCTGCTGTCGTCGGGACTCGTTCCCCTGCCGGAAAAGACGCCTTTGAACGCGCACGTTTTCGGCCGAATCGAACGCGGGGACTACAGCGTGGAAAAGGTATGGTTCGAGGCCCGGCCCGGCTTCCTTGTGACGGGCAATCTGTATCGTCCCTTGGGCAAGCCGGGGCCGTTCCCCGGCGTCGTCAATCCTCATGGGCATTGGGAGCATGGCCGTCTGAACGACGATGCGCGGGGATCCGTTCCCGGCCGGTGCATCACCCTCGCGCGGATGGGCATGGTCGCGTTTTCCCACGACATGATCGGCTACAACGACAGCGCGCAGTTTGCCCACAACTGGGGCAAGCGCGAATGGAAACTGTGGGGTATTCATCCCTTTGCCTTCCAACTCTGGTCGGGCATCCGCGCGGTGGACTTCCTGCAATCGTTGCCGGATGTGGACCCGGAACGCATCGGCTGCACGGGCGCATCCGGCGGCGGCACGCAGACATTCGCGCTGACGGCCGTCGATCCGCGCATCAGGGTGGCCGCGCCGGTCAACATGATTTCGCATAGCATGCAGGGCGGCTGTCTGTGCGAGAATGCCCCCATCATCCGTTTCGACAACTCGAACATGGAAATCGGCGCCTTGGCCGCGCCGCGCCCCTTGTTGATGGTGTCCGCCACGGGCGATTGGACCCGCGAAACGCCGCGCGTCGAGTTTCCCTCTATTCGTGACGTGTACGCGTTGTACGATGCGGGCGACCGGGTCGAAAACGTCCACATTGACTCCGATCATAATTACAACAAACAAAGCCGCGAGGCGATGTACCGTTTCTTCGGAAAATGGCTGCTGAACGAACCGGAACGCTACGCGAAATTCGAAGAACCGGCGTTTACCGTCGAGAATACGGACGATCTGCGGGTGTTTCCGGACAAGAAACTGCCGGACGGATTGCCCTCATTCGAGGCGATCGTCTCGCAAACCATCCTGTCCACAAAGGCCAAGTGGGATGCGATCCTGCCGAAAAACAAGAGCGAAACCGCCGCGTTCAAAACCGAATATGGCGATTCGATCAAGAGGGTGCTGGGAGCGCGTATTCCCGATGTGAATGATCTGGAATGCGAGCGCACGGGTTTTGAGGAACGGCGCGGAAACGGATATGTGGTCGAGCGTTGGATTCTCTCGCGCAGGGCGGTGGGCGATGCCGTGCCCGCGCTGTTGTATCGGGCCTATGGCCCCGAAGTGCAGGATGCGGTCCTGATTGTTCACGGGCAGGGCAAAGCCGCCCTTGCGAACATGGAAAATGGGGGACCGGGACCGCTTGTATCAGGTTTGATCGCCCGGGGCAAGGCGGTGCTGACGATGGATGCCTTCCTGCTGGGTGAACATATTTCGCCTCTCCGAAATACGCCTCCCCGCGTCACCGGCCAATTCCACGACACCTTCCAGCCCACGGATACGGCGTGCCGGGTGCAGGACGTGTTGACGGCGCTCGCCTATCTGCGGTCGCGCCGTGATTTGTCGGGCACGGTGGATCTCGTCGGTTTGGATGCAGGCGGAATCTGGAGCCTGTTTGCGGCGGCGATTGACGACCATGTGCGCCGTGTCGTGATTGACGGCGCCCGGTTCGATGTCAATGATGACGCGATGTGGGAAACGCATCACTACATGCCTTGTATTCGCGCGATTGGAGACGTGCATACCGCCGCCGCGCTCGTCGCGCCGCGTCCCATGATTCTCTGCAACGCGGCCCCATCCATGATCCAAGCCGTTCAACAGCGGTATGAGGTTGTGGACGCGGCCTCGTTATCCGTCATTGACGGACCGGCGACGCCTGAAGTCATGCTGGCGGGGTTGGATTGA
- a CDS encoding metallophosphoesterase has protein sequence MKKDAFAHIADIHFWRVILNPFLLANKRFWGNLTVVMRRRHEFVLERAEAYADAVAATGVRAVVFTGDFSSTSLDAEFRMAVQFVEKLHARGLDVHLMPGNHDVYTFRAYRTRRFEHFFAPFIPVQGYPALTMLPGGTPLLLVPTVAPRHFSARGRITRLEIDRVAELLDECGPRVVVAAHYPVLHATSGYHSNPFRRLENAERLREVLGRSNREILYICGHVHRFSFETDERYPNVRYLSLGAFLRTFQEKGTHGEFARVDVSENGFQITRLVHRGAWEEEPVCLDNQSERENGS, from the coding sequence ATGAAAAAAGACGCATTTGCGCATATCGCCGATATTCATTTCTGGCGCGTGATACTCAACCCGTTCCTCTTGGCCAACAAGCGGTTTTGGGGAAATCTCACCGTTGTCATGCGCCGGCGTCATGAATTCGTGCTCGAACGCGCGGAAGCCTATGCCGATGCCGTCGCCGCGACGGGTGTGCGCGCCGTGGTGTTCACGGGGGATTTTTCCTCAACGTCGTTGGACGCCGAATTCCGGATGGCCGTTCAATTTGTGGAAAAACTGCATGCGCGCGGACTGGATGTGCATCTGATGCCGGGCAATCACGACGTATACACGTTCCGCGCATATCGCACGCGGCGTTTTGAGCATTTTTTCGCCCCGTTCATTCCGGTTCAGGGATATCCGGCCTTGACCATGTTGCCGGGCGGAACGCCGCTGTTGCTTGTGCCGACTGTCGCTCCCCGGCATTTTTCCGCGCGCGGCCGCATTACGCGCCTGGAAATTGACCGGGTCGCCGAATTGCTCGATGAATGCGGCCCCCGCGTGGTCGTTGCCGCCCACTATCCTGTCCTGCATGCAACCAGCGGCTATCACTCGAATCCGTTCCGGCGTCTTGAAAACGCCGAACGCCTCCGCGAGGTTCTGGGCCGATCCAACAGGGAAATCCTCTATATTTGCGGTCACGTCCATCGGTTCAGTTTCGAGACGGACGAACGTTACCCGAATGTCCGGTATCTGTCGTTGGGGGCATTTCTGCGCACGTTTCAGGAAAAGGGCACCCACGGCGAATTCGCGCGTGTTGACGTGTCCGAAAATGGTTTTCAAATCACCCGCCTTGTCCACCGAGGCGCATGGGAAGAAGAACCGGTCTGTTTGGACAATCAATCCGAAAGGGAAAACGGTTCCTGA
- the lgt gene encoding prolipoprotein diacylglyceryl transferase has translation MFPTLLKIGPITLHSYGLMIALGFLAALYGAQRDAQKRGINPQTIQSMAFWALLAGLAGTRLLHIAMFPGGYSWRDPIGWIAIWRGGLVFQGALPVAGIYVYLACRHHKIPFWRVVDCVMPYIPLAHALGRVGCFLNGCCYGARTNLPWGICFPRVPWSFSEPAKGSPVYLDHCQRYSELSMTHDHWSYPVHPTQLYGVIGLLILCGILLFWRNRRPLFDGFTMPVYFMLYAVGRFLVEFLRGDHNPIVFNAISQQQLFSIFYFAFGAGLLWVLHQHEKRKTPPNSSPVRQSK, from the coding sequence ATGTTCCCGACACTGCTTAAAATCGGTCCAATCACCCTGCACTCCTACGGATTGATGATCGCGCTGGGATTTTTGGCCGCCTTATATGGCGCCCAGCGCGACGCACAAAAGCGGGGCATCAATCCGCAGACCATACAGTCAATGGCATTCTGGGCGTTGTTGGCGGGTCTCGCGGGCACCCGGTTGCTTCATATCGCCATGTTTCCGGGCGGCTACTCGTGGCGGGATCCGATCGGCTGGATAGCCATTTGGCGCGGCGGACTGGTATTCCAAGGCGCGCTGCCGGTCGCGGGCATTTACGTCTATCTGGCCTGCCGGCATCACAAAATCCCCTTCTGGCGAGTCGTGGATTGCGTGATGCCCTACATCCCGCTCGCTCACGCCCTGGGCCGGGTAGGCTGCTTTCTCAATGGTTGCTGTTACGGCGCACGAACCAATCTGCCGTGGGGTATTTGTTTTCCACGAGTGCCGTGGAGTTTTTCCGAGCCGGCGAAAGGCAGTCCCGTTTATCTGGATCACTGCCAACGTTACAGCGAATTGTCCATGACGCATGATCACTGGTCTTATCCCGTCCACCCGACCCAACTGTATGGCGTCATTGGGTTGTTGATTCTTTGCGGGATTCTTTTATTCTGGCGCAATCGGCGCCCCTTGTTCGACGGGTTCACCATGCCCGTCTACTTCATGCTGTATGCTGTGGGTCGTTTTCTTGTCGAATTTTTACGCGGAGATCACAATCCGATCGTTTTTAATGCAATCAGCCAGCAGCAATTGTTCAGCATTTTCTATTTCGCCTTTGGCGCCGGACTCCTTTGGGTATTGCATCAACACGAGAAGCGAAAAACCCCTCCCAATAGCTCGCCTGTGCGCCAGTCCAAGTAA
- the lspA gene encoding signal peptidase II translates to MSPRKNQILWILTVFLLVVVVDQTTKALIIAYYPEEKILRIGPEPEFFRISHQRNPGLVNGLFRESPVKAMVAPILAMGVLAYLSLHLNPRSKLQSTAFGLIAGGAIGNMIDRVRLGSVTDFLQFHFYFIPFNFPWKYYPAFNVADSCICTGVVVLLLTWYFIEEQHVPDTA, encoded by the coding sequence ATGAGCCCGAGAAAGAATCAAATCCTTTGGATTTTAACGGTTTTTCTTCTTGTCGTGGTGGTTGACCAGACGACGAAAGCCCTGATTATCGCGTATTATCCCGAAGAAAAAATTCTCCGGATCGGCCCCGAACCGGAATTTTTCCGCATCAGCCACCAGCGCAATCCGGGACTTGTAAACGGGTTGTTCCGGGAAAGTCCGGTAAAGGCGATGGTTGCGCCCATCCTAGCCATGGGCGTTCTGGCTTATCTCTCGTTGCATCTCAACCCGCGATCCAAACTGCAATCCACGGCATTTGGGCTTATCGCGGGCGGCGCCATCGGCAACATGATCGATCGCGTGCGGCTCGGATCCGTAACCGACTTTCTACAGTTTCATTTTTACTTCATCCCGTTCAATTTTCCCTGGAAATATTACCCGGCGTTCAATGTGGCCGATTCCTGCATTTGCACTGGCGTGGTTGTGCTGCTGCTAACATGGTATTTCATCGAGGAACAGCATGTTCCCGACACTGCTTAA
- a CDS encoding TraR/DksA C4-type zinc finger protein, producing the protein MNKKEAKKFEKLLLDDLGRLSEGIRKIEESALHESVRETTGDLYSYAETGTDNFERETALNIATGESERLRDVTDALKRIANGTYGVCEGCEEQIPKKRLEVFPAARYCIKCKSKLEKEGTL; encoded by the coding sequence ATGAACAAAAAAGAAGCCAAGAAGTTCGAAAAGTTGTTGCTGGATGATTTGGGTCGCCTAAGCGAGGGCATCCGCAAAATCGAGGAAAGCGCGCTGCACGAATCGGTGCGCGAAACCACCGGCGACCTTTACAGTTACGCGGAAACCGGCACGGACAACTTTGAGCGCGAAACCGCGCTCAACATCGCCACAGGCGAGTCAGAACGCCTCCGTGACGTGACCGACGCGCTCAAGCGCATCGCAAACGGAACGTATGGCGTGTGCGAAGGCTGCGAGGAACAGATTCCCAAGAAACGCCTCGAAGTTTTTCCGGCGGCGCGTTATTGCATCAAGTGCAAGTCGAAACTGGAAAAGGAAGGGACGCTCTAG
- the ileS gene encoding isoleucine--tRNA ligase, with the protein MSTQDYKNTVNLPETAFPMRGDLAKREPGWLESWDRMGLYERIREQSKGRPKFVLHDGPPYANGELHAGTALNKILKDFIVKSKQMSGFDAPYVPGWDCHGLPIEYKVLSDLGDEAKSLSQVEIRRRCRAFALKYVDIHREGFKRLGVLGDWPNPYLTLSREYVATIIRVFGEMYRTGAVSKGLKPIYWCASCQTALAEAEVEYANHRSPSIYVKFPAVAPVPGLDGPVSYVIWTTTPWTLPANLAICLHPDFEYSAVRAGDETLIMATFLAPAALADCGIETFETLRKFDGRDLENLTYRHVMFPDRICPIILGDHVTLDAGTGCVHTAPGHGQEDYVVGARYGIPPLSPVDGAGMFTAEAGPYEGLNVFDANARIVSDLQASGALMKTASIDHSYAHCWRCANPVIYRATPQWFILIDHDNLRQRLIEAIDKVEWVPAWGKERIRSMVAQRPDWCVSRQRAWGVPIPVFYCEACDEVYATPDSFAKIEALAMSADDGIDRWFDREAAELMPDGAKCAQCGGTRFRKETDILDVWFDSGVSNRAVCENRPDLGWPVDMYLEGSDQHRGWFQSSIIPAVAVKGEPPYRSVVTHGYVVDGDGKKMSKKLGNTMQLTDLVGKLGADIVRLWVASEDYQQDIRISNEILTRLQDAYRRIRNTFRYMLANLYDFGAEDAVPLEQLEEVDRWALHRMQLLRARVIRGYETYEFHGVYHAVHNFCAVDLSAFYFDILKDRLYTFAAKSRERRAAQTALADLLVDLLKLFAPVLPYTCEEAWQHVPAHLKTTDSIHLELFPPEKPQHLFSGEAIANWDRLLRLRAVVSKELEEKRRQNLIGSSLEASVTLYPGDTQTESLLRTYAAQLPWVFIVSACTVMPVSDEAARTEERLLAVAEKAKGAKCVRCWNYRESVGADAAHPSLCNRCVVQLGER; encoded by the coding sequence ATGAGTACGCAGGATTACAAGAATACGGTCAATCTTCCAGAAACCGCCTTCCCGATGCGCGGCGATCTCGCCAAACGGGAACCGGGCTGGCTGGAATCTTGGGACCGAATGGGGTTATACGAGCGCATTCGCGAGCAGTCCAAGGGACGTCCAAAGTTCGTGCTCCACGATGGTCCGCCCTATGCGAACGGTGAACTCCACGCCGGCACGGCCCTGAACAAGATTTTGAAGGATTTCATTGTCAAGTCGAAGCAAATGAGCGGCTTTGACGCGCCCTATGTGCCGGGTTGGGACTGCCACGGCCTGCCCATCGAATACAAGGTTCTCAGTGATTTGGGCGATGAGGCCAAATCGCTTTCGCAGGTCGAGATACGGCGGCGTTGCCGGGCTTTCGCGTTGAAATACGTGGACATTCATCGCGAGGGATTCAAGCGATTGGGTGTGCTGGGTGACTGGCCGAATCCATATTTGACGCTAAGCCGGGAGTATGTGGCCACCATCATTCGTGTGTTCGGGGAAATGTACCGGACGGGCGCGGTATCGAAAGGCCTCAAGCCCATTTATTGGTGCGCTTCATGTCAGACGGCGCTGGCCGAGGCCGAAGTCGAATACGCAAATCATCGGTCGCCATCCATCTATGTAAAGTTTCCGGCGGTCGCGCCCGTTCCCGGCCTCGACGGTCCCGTGTCCTATGTCATCTGGACCACAACCCCTTGGACGCTTCCGGCGAATCTTGCCATTTGCCTGCATCCCGATTTCGAGTACAGCGCGGTGCGCGCCGGGGATGAAACGCTCATCATGGCGACGTTCCTGGCGCCGGCGGCGCTGGCGGACTGCGGCATCGAGACTTTCGAGACCCTCCGCAAATTCGACGGCAGGGACTTGGAAAATTTGACGTACCGGCACGTGATGTTCCCCGACCGGATCTGTCCGATTATCCTGGGCGATCATGTGACGCTCGATGCGGGGACGGGCTGCGTCCATACCGCGCCGGGGCACGGCCAAGAAGACTATGTCGTCGGCGCGCGTTACGGAATCCCGCCGCTGTCGCCGGTGGACGGCGCGGGAATGTTCACCGCCGAGGCGGGTCCCTATGAGGGATTGAACGTATTCGATGCCAACGCGCGGATCGTTTCCGACTTGCAAGCGTCGGGCGCATTGATGAAGACCGCGTCCATCGATCACAGTTACGCGCATTGCTGGCGGTGCGCGAATCCGGTCATTTATCGCGCGACGCCCCAATGGTTCATTCTGATCGATCACGACAACCTAAGGCAGAGGCTCATCGAAGCCATTGACAAGGTGGAATGGGTGCCGGCTTGGGGCAAGGAACGCATTCGCTCGATGGTCGCGCAACGTCCGGACTGGTGCGTCAGCCGCCAGCGGGCATGGGGCGTGCCGATTCCGGTCTTCTATTGCGAGGCATGCGACGAGGTCTATGCCACGCCGGACAGTTTCGCCAAGATCGAGGCGCTGGCCATGTCGGCGGACGATGGCATTGATCGGTGGTTCGACCGCGAGGCCGCCGAATTGATGCCGGACGGCGCGAAATGCGCCCAGTGCGGCGGCACGCGCTTCCGCAAGGAAACCGATATCCTCGACGTGTGGTTCGATTCCGGCGTGAGCAACCGCGCCGTTTGCGAAAACCGCCCCGATCTGGGTTGGCCGGTGGACATGTATCTCGAAGGCAGCGACCAGCACCGCGGCTGGTTCCAGTCCTCGATTATTCCGGCGGTGGCTGTCAAGGGCGAGCCGCCGTACCGTTCCGTCGTCACCCACGGGTATGTCGTGGACGGCGACGGCAAGAAAATGTCCAAGAAACTGGGCAACACAATGCAGTTGACGGATCTGGTCGGCAAGCTCGGCGCGGACATCGTGCGGCTGTGGGTGGCGAGCGAGGATTACCAGCAGGATATCCGCATCTCGAACGAGATTCTGACACGGCTGCAGGACGCCTATCGTCGCATCCGCAACACGTTCCGCTACATGTTGGCGAACCTGTATGATTTCGGTGCGGAGGACGCCGTGCCGCTTGAACAGTTGGAAGAAGTGGATCGTTGGGCGTTGCACCGGATGCAGTTGTTGCGCGCACGCGTAATCAGGGGATACGAAACCTATGAATTCCACGGGGTTTACCATGCCGTGCATAATTTTTGCGCCGTGGACCTGAGCGCATTCTATTTCGATATTCTCAAGGATCGCCTGTACACGTTCGCGGCCAAGTCGCGCGAACGGCGAGCGGCGCAGACGGCGTTGGCGGACCTGCTCGTTGACCTTCTCAAACTGTTCGCGCCCGTGTTGCCCTATACCTGTGAAGAGGCGTGGCAGCACGTGCCGGCCCATCTCAAAACCACCGACAGCATTCATCTGGAACTCTTCCCGCCGGAAAAACCGCAGCATCTCTTCTCCGGAGAGGCCATCGCCAACTGGGACCGTTTGCTGCGCCTTCGCGCCGTCGTGTCGAAGGAACTTGAGGAGAAGCGCCGGCAGAATCTCATCGGGTCATCTCTTGAGGCTTCCGTGACGTTGTACCCCGGCGATACGCAAACCGAGTCGCTTCTGCGGACCTATGCGGCGCAGTTGCCGTGGGTTTTCATCGTCTCGGCCTGCACAGTAATGCCGGTATCCGATGAAGCGGCCCGGACCGAGGAACGTCTTCTGGCCGTTGCCGAAAAAGCGAAGGGCGCCAAATGCGTCCGTTGCTGGAATTACCGTGAATCGGTGGGCGCCGATGCCGCGCATCCGTCATTGTGCAATCGTTGTGTCGTGCAATTGGGAGAACGATAG
- a CDS encoding diguanylate cyclase, translated as MSRLRVCVVDDCYETASVLCEGLKLHNYDAFAVHTGEEALEVCTREKIDLMLLDVCLPKMSGYDVCKRLKEDPKTADIAVIFVTVKGAPEDVSHGFQIGAIDYITKPYNLPMVMIRVDAALQRKLQQDRLRTQHDFFLDNSYTDYLTGLRNRRYLLERLQEEVEKAHRYNYPVSCVVFDVDEIRGLDEELGPVSLDDLLAEVAMTLRNHSRTYDILGRYDGTLFAAVLPHSPLEDAVGYATKIVREVGSTTFSDPNFPTEARLSAGIVACQNGSALGAEHVLGEAMRSLLQAKSKPDERIAAHNLTK; from the coding sequence GTGTCGAGATTACGCGTTTGCGTTGTGGATGATTGTTACGAGACCGCATCGGTGTTGTGCGAGGGTTTGAAACTGCACAACTACGATGCGTTTGCCGTGCATACGGGGGAAGAGGCGCTGGAAGTCTGTACACGGGAAAAAATAGACTTGATGTTGCTTGACGTCTGCCTGCCCAAAATGAGTGGTTACGATGTCTGCAAACGGTTGAAGGAAGACCCCAAAACGGCGGATATCGCGGTGATTTTTGTAACGGTCAAGGGCGCGCCCGAAGATGTTTCCCATGGGTTTCAAATTGGCGCAATAGATTATATAACAAAGCCTTACAATCTTCCGATGGTCATGATTCGCGTGGACGCTGCCCTGCAACGGAAACTTCAACAGGACCGTTTGCGCACGCAGCATGATTTTTTTCTTGACAATTCCTACACGGATTATCTGACCGGTCTTCGAAACCGCCGGTATCTGTTGGAGCGCTTGCAGGAGGAAGTGGAAAAGGCCCATCGGTACAATTACCCAGTGTCTTGCGTCGTGTTCGATGTGGATGAAATTCGTGGGCTGGACGAGGAACTGGGGCCTGTTTCCCTTGACGATTTGCTGGCGGAAGTGGCCATGACTCTGCGCAACCATTCGCGCACCTACGACATATTGGGGCGGTATGACGGCACGCTTTTCGCCGCTGTGTTGCCCCATTCCCCGCTTGAAGATGCCGTGGGATACGCCACCAAGATTGTGCGCGAGGTCGGATCCACCACCTTTTCCGACCCCAATTTTCCGACCGAGGCCCGGCTTAGCGCAGGCATTGTCGCATGTCAAAATGGAAGCGCCCTTGGCGCGGAGCACGTTCTAGGGGAAGCCATGCGAAGTCTGCTCCAAGCCAAAAGCAAGCCCGACGAACGGATTGCGGCCCACAATCTGACAAAATAA
- a CDS encoding sulfite exporter TauE/SafE family protein → MEGLLVAFAFALGGFVQTIAGFGSALVAIPLATLVINVRTAAPAQALMGFVVTLSVLQQNWRGLRWREAGRLIAGSLLGVPLGAIVLKSFPSGIVTGCMGIMLIGYGLWLVRANLDAEEASRTQERGWRPALWAATVGWIAGILGGAYATDGPPLIMYGTYKRWPKATFKSVLQCCFLVNGISMVVWHGANGLITADVVRAGMFALPGAVIGTIAGRYADRFIDHDRFQHLLRALILILGIVLFAQAFRSS, encoded by the coding sequence TTGGAAGGCCTCCTTGTCGCGTTTGCGTTCGCGCTCGGCGGATTCGTGCAGACAATCGCCGGGTTCGGCTCGGCGCTTGTGGCGATTCCCCTGGCGACACTCGTTATCAACGTCCGCACGGCGGCTCCGGCCCAAGCGCTTATGGGCTTCGTGGTCACCCTGTCCGTATTGCAACAGAATTGGCGCGGCCTGCGATGGCGCGAAGCGGGGCGCCTGATTGCGGGATCCCTTTTGGGCGTTCCGCTGGGCGCGATCGTGCTGAAATCGTTTCCATCGGGTATTGTGACCGGGTGCATGGGCATCATGCTGATCGGATACGGTCTGTGGCTTGTCCGCGCAAACCTTGACGCCGAAGAAGCATCCCGGACGCAGGAACGGGGTTGGCGCCCCGCGCTATGGGCCGCCACGGTCGGCTGGATCGCAGGTATTCTCGGCGGCGCCTACGCGACGGACGGCCCCCCCCTTATCATGTACGGCACCTACAAGCGCTGGCCGAAGGCCACCTTCAAATCCGTGCTCCAGTGCTGCTTTTTGGTAAACGGCATAAGCATGGTGGTGTGGCACGGAGCCAACGGCCTCATCACGGCCGATGTGGTCCGTGCCGGCATGTTCGCTCTGCCTGGTGCGGTAATCGGCACGATTGCAGGGCGTTACGCGGACCGTTTTATTGACCACGACCGGTTTCAACACCTGCTGCGCGCCTTGATCCTGATACTAGGCATCGTTTTGTTTGCGCAGGCTTTCCGATCTTCTTGA